From Aristaeella lactis, the proteins below share one genomic window:
- a CDS encoding DUF1848 domain-containing protein, producing the protein MIINTGMRTDIPAFYSDWLVNRLKAGFVLVRNPYNPRSVTRYKLSPDVVDLIGFCTKNPAPMLPHMDLLRPYGQYWFVTITPYGKEIEPHVPDKRNVLESFKRLSDTVGVDSMGWRYDPVFISDKYPVERHFKAFEYMAKALSGYTRTAVISFIDLYEKTRRNFPEARQVTAEQRLLLGKTFIEIGKAYGMTIRPCGEGNDLAAFGADCSGCMTIAAYEQALHQRLKVPKTAPARKECACYLGGDIGAYNTCGHLCRYCYANYDADTVRRNMTLHDPESPLLIGHLQPEDQVHEAMQESWIDSQICMDLPFSFS; encoded by the coding sequence ATGATCATCAACACAGGAATGCGCACAGATATCCCGGCCTTCTATTCTGACTGGTTGGTGAACCGGCTGAAGGCCGGGTTTGTGCTGGTCCGCAATCCATACAATCCCCGTTCGGTCACCCGATACAAACTTTCACCGGATGTCGTGGATCTGATCGGCTTCTGCACGAAGAATCCGGCACCGATGCTTCCGCATATGGACCTGCTCCGTCCCTATGGGCAATACTGGTTTGTGACAATTACGCCATACGGGAAAGAGATCGAACCGCACGTTCCGGACAAACGGAATGTACTGGAGAGTTTCAAACGCCTGTCTGATACAGTTGGCGTGGACAGCATGGGATGGCGGTATGATCCGGTCTTCATCAGCGATAAGTATCCGGTTGAACGTCACTTCAAAGCATTTGAGTATATGGCCAAAGCGCTGTCCGGATATACGCGGACAGCAGTGATCAGCTTTATCGACCTGTATGAGAAAACAAGGCGTAATTTTCCGGAGGCCAGGCAGGTCACCGCGGAGCAGCGGCTCCTGCTGGGAAAGACGTTTATTGAGATCGGGAAAGCATACGGTATGACGATCCGTCCCTGCGGAGAGGGAAACGACCTTGCAGCTTTCGGTGCGGACTGCAGCGGATGCATGACAATCGCCGCCTATGAGCAGGCGCTCCATCAGCGGCTGAAGGTCCCCAAAACAGCGCCGGCCCGGAAGGAATGTGCCTGTTATCTGGGCGGAGATATAGGAGCATACAACACCTGCGGCCATCTGTGCCGGTACTGTTATGCGAATTATGACGCTGATACCGTCAGGAGAAACATGACCCTGCACGACCCGGAATCCCCGTTGCTGATCGGGCATTTACAGCCGGAAGATCAGGTGCATGAAGCCATGCAGGAAAGCTGGATCGATTCCCAGATATGCATGGATTTACCGTTTTCATTCTCTTGA
- a CDS encoding SIR2 family NAD-dependent protein deacylase: MDEKVLLLKEKIDQADAVIIGAGAGLSTAAGFVYSGERFDRYFSDFSRKYGFRDMYTGGFFPYNTQEEFWAYWSRYIWINRYMDAPKSTYSDLFQAVKGKDYFVLTTNVDHCFQKAGFEKKRLFYTQGDYGLFQCTKPCCRKTWENESMIRSMILAQGYSIGAHNELIIPEGTEAKMSIPAELLPKCPNCGRPLTMNLRSDSRFVEDEGWQAAAVEYEIWLTKHRSRKVVFLEIGVGYNTPGIIKYNFWQQVYQNKNAIYACLNMEEERVPDEIRDQSILISGDSAEIIKGLVS; the protein is encoded by the coding sequence GGGGGCCGGGTTGTCCACGGCTGCCGGATTTGTGTATTCCGGTGAGCGTTTCGACAGGTATTTCAGTGATTTCAGCCGGAAGTACGGCTTCCGGGATATGTATACAGGCGGCTTTTTTCCATATAATACGCAGGAAGAATTCTGGGCTTACTGGAGCCGGTATATCTGGATCAATCGGTACATGGATGCGCCGAAATCCACCTACAGCGATCTGTTTCAGGCGGTGAAGGGCAAGGATTATTTCGTCCTGACCACCAACGTGGACCATTGCTTCCAGAAAGCCGGCTTTGAAAAAAAGCGGCTGTTCTATACCCAGGGGGATTACGGTCTGTTCCAGTGCACAAAACCCTGCTGCCGGAAGACATGGGAAAATGAAAGCATGATCCGGAGCATGATCCTGGCCCAGGGATATTCCATCGGTGCGCATAACGAACTGATCATTCCGGAAGGTACTGAAGCAAAAATGAGCATTCCGGCTGAACTGCTGCCGAAATGTCCCAACTGCGGACGTCCCCTGACCATGAATCTTCGTTCAGACAGCAGGTTCGTAGAGGACGAAGGCTGGCAGGCCGCCGCTGTGGAATATGAGATCTGGCTGACAAAACATCGGAGCCGGAAGGTTGTTTTCCTGGAGATCGGCGTAGGCTATAACACCCCGGGGATTATTAAATACAACTTCTGGCAGCAGGTGTATCAGAACAAAAACGCGATTTATGCCTGCCTGAACATGGAAGAGGAACGGGTTCCGGATGAGATCCGTGATCAATCCATTCTCATCAGCGGGGATTCCGCGGAAATCATCAAAGGGTTGGTATCATGA
- a CDS encoding cation:proton antiporter: MPMQTLLLIAIALFSGLLMTRLFDKFHLPDVTAYLVTGVLIGPCVLGRLGIPCVGFNTFEQVDSLSMISDVALGFIAFAIGHEFRLSALKQTGKQATVIGIIQACFATLCVDAALIALHFIMPDLLPMPVAVTLGAIAAATAPAATLMVVRQYKAKGPVTDVLLPVVALDDAVGLVIFAISFGIAQSLKNGDTDIAALILEPLMEVLLSLAFGGLVGLVLTWLERFFHSHRNRNALIVGSVILTVAVSQLKIPVGSFTFGFSSLLVCMMLGTVFCNFCPLSEDLMLQADRWSGPAVTLFFVLSGAALKFQVFGDPAVLLVGVVYIIARSLGKYLGAGLSSSMVHSPEPVRKYLGITLLPQAGVALGMCATAYRVLGGTDGTLVRNIVLFSVLVYELVGPSLTKWALTRAGDIRRMPDEVASRRTKEVQEAAKPVPAAFRK, encoded by the coding sequence ATGCCTATGCAAACACTTCTGCTGATTGCGATTGCCCTTTTCTCCGGATTGCTGATGACCCGTCTGTTTGATAAATTCCATCTCCCTGACGTTACCGCCTACCTGGTGACCGGCGTGCTGATCGGCCCCTGTGTCCTGGGACGGCTGGGAATTCCGTGCGTGGGTTTCAATACCTTTGAGCAGGTGGATTCCCTTTCGATGATCTCGGATGTTGCCCTGGGCTTCATTGCCTTCGCCATCGGCCATGAGTTTCGCCTTTCAGCCCTGAAGCAGACGGGCAAACAGGCTACGGTGATCGGCATCATCCAGGCCTGCTTTGCCACCCTGTGCGTGGACGCGGCGCTGATTGCCCTGCACTTTATCATGCCGGACCTCCTGCCTATGCCCGTAGCTGTAACCCTGGGCGCAATCGCTGCGGCCACCGCCCCGGCCGCCACCCTGATGGTAGTCCGCCAGTACAAAGCCAAAGGACCGGTGACGGATGTGCTGCTGCCGGTGGTTGCCCTGGATGACGCGGTAGGCCTGGTCATCTTTGCCATTTCCTTCGGCATCGCGCAGTCCCTGAAAAACGGAGATACCGATATCGCTGCCCTGATCCTGGAACCGCTCATGGAGGTACTCCTGTCTCTCGCCTTCGGCGGACTGGTAGGCCTGGTGCTGACCTGGCTGGAGCGCTTTTTCCATTCCCACCGGAACCGGAACGCCCTCATTGTCGGCAGCGTCATCCTGACGGTTGCCGTCAGCCAGCTGAAGATCCCGGTGGGTTCCTTCACCTTCGGTTTTTCCTCCCTGCTGGTCTGTATGATGCTGGGCACGGTGTTCTGCAATTTCTGCCCTCTCAGCGAGGACCTGATGCTGCAGGCGGACCGCTGGTCCGGCCCGGCTGTTACCCTGTTCTTTGTGCTCAGCGGCGCGGCACTGAAGTTTCAGGTCTTCGGTGATCCCGCCGTACTCCTGGTCGGCGTGGTATATATCATTGCCCGGTCGCTTGGTAAATACCTGGGTGCCGGCCTGTCCTCCTCCATGGTTCACAGTCCCGAACCTGTCCGGAAATACCTGGGCATCACGCTGCTGCCCCAGGCCGGCGTGGCCCTGGGTATGTGCGCCACAGCCTACCGGGTGCTGGGCGGAACCGACGGCACGCTGGTCCGGAATATTGTTCTTTTCTCCGTGCTGGTCTATGAACTGGTGGGACCGAGCCTGACCAAGTGGGCCCTGACCAGAGCCGGGGATATCCGGAGAATGCCGGATGAGGTTGCTTCCCGCCGGACAAAAGAAGTGCAGGAGGCTGCCAAACCGGTGCCTGCCGCCTTCCGGAAATAA